A single window of Pieris napi chromosome 8, ilPieNapi1.2, whole genome shotgun sequence DNA harbors:
- the LOC125051867 gene encoding CCR4-NOT transcription complex subunit 9 produces MHTTMSSQQSPANMQTVVDREKIYSWILELCNPETRENALLELSKKREVVPDLAPMLWHSFGTIAALLQEITNIYVAMIPATLTAHQSNRVCNALALMQCVASHPETRSAFLQAHVPLFLYPFLHTVSKTRPFEYLRLTSLGVIGALVKTDEQEVITFLLTTEIIPLCLRIMENGSELSKTVATFILQKILLDDSGLCYICQTYDRFSHVAMILGKMVLSLAKDPSARLLKHVVRCYLRLSDNPRAREALRQCLPDQLRDATFTACLQEDNSTKHWLAQLIKNLEAQPAPASPAQANMYRPT; encoded by the coding sequence atGCATACTACTATGAGCTCGCAGCAAAGTCCAGCCAACATGCAAACTGTTGTGGACAGAGAAAAGATTTATTCCTGGATATTAGAACTTTGCAATCCCGAAACTCGGGAAAATGCACTCTTGGAACTTAGTAAAAAGAGGGAAGTTGTACCAGATTTGGCACCTATGCTATGGCATAGTTTTGGCACCATAGCAGCACTGTTACAAGAAATAACGAACATTTATGTGGCCATGATTCCTGCAACTCTGACAGCACATCAAAGCAATCGAGTTTGTAATGCATTAGCTTTAATGCAGTGTGTTGCATCTCATCCAGAGACAAGGTCAGCTTTTTTACAAGCTCATGTTCCTCTCTTTCTCTATCCTTTTCTGCATACAGTTTCCAAAACTCGCCCTTTTGAATATCTCCGCCTTACCAGTCTTGGAGTAATAGGAGCATTAGTCAAAACAGATGAACAAGAAGTTATAACATTCCTATTAACAACTGAAATTATTCCTTTGTGCTTACGTATTATGGAAAATGGATCAGAATTATCAAAGACAGTAGCTACATTCATCCTACAAAAGATCCTATTAGATGATAGTGGCCTGTGTTACATATGCCAAACATATGATAGATTTTCCCATGTAGCTATGATATTAGGAAAAATGGTATTATCTCTAGCTAAAGATCCATCTGCAAGGCTTCTAAAACATGTTGTCCGATGTTACTTACGCTTGTCAGATAATCCTAGAGCTAGGGAAGCTTTAAGACAATGTCTCCCAGATCAATTGCGTGATGCAACATTTACCGCTTGTTTACAAGAAGATAATTCTACTAAGCATTGGCTTGCACAATTAATCAAGAATTTAGAAGCTCAACCAGCACCGGCAAGTCCTGCTCAAGCAAACAT